GAAAACCATTTCCACTTTGCTTACATGGCAGAACTGGCGCAAAAATGGGGCAATAGCAGCAAAGCCGAGAGCTTATACGCTAAAGCCACTGCCGCGTGTCAGGATGCCAGCCAGCAACGTGAATTGGCGGATTTGATGCGTAAAGCGGGTGTGGTGAGCACACTGGCGCAAGCGGCAACGCCAAGTCAGGGTGGCAAAGGCACTTATTGGTAAGCGGCGTGATGAACACATCGTGCCATGAGGTATTGCACGCATGAAACCCCGTAGCCATCAAGTTGGCGGCTGCCGGGTTGGGGCTGTCCCCACGGATGCCAAACGCCGTAAAATTGGCCGTTCTGCCGCGAAACCGTTGCCCGCTAAAGTTGACCTACGGCCGTATTTGACTGAGGTTGAGGAACAAGTGGGCAACAGTTGCGTGGCGAATGCGTGCGCAGGTGCGTATGAATACTTGGCTAAACGTCATTTGGGGGAATCCGCTGATGTCAGCCGCTTGTTTATTTATTACAACGCCCGTTATGAAGACGATGACAGCGAGAATGACGACGGCACATCCATGCAATCGGCGATCGAGGGATTAAAGAAATACGGGGCGTGCCACGAAAATTTGTGGCCTAACGACACAGACTGCATTACCGAAGAACCGGCGGCGGAAGCTTATGAACACGCCGCCAATTTCAAAATTGCCGAAGCCGAATACGTCGAAACAGATTTGGATTTGTATCGCCACACCTTGGCAGAAGGCTACCCCATTGCGTTTTGCTTGAACACCTTCTCTTCGTTTGATGAAGCAACCGACAACCGTGGGCGCGTCCCTTTACCAAAAAAGACCGAGCAAGTACGCGAAGAACACGGCTGGCACGCCATGCTTTGTGTTGGCTATTTAGACAAAGATAAGATGTTCATCGTGCGTAATTCTTGGGGCAATGAATGGGGCGACAATGGCTATTGCTACATTCCCTACAAATACGTGATTCACGCTGAACTCAACGGACATGATACTTGGGTCGTCAAAGCGGTTGAGGACTTGGATTTTAATGCTGACATTGAATCCGAAGATGACAGCTCTTACTTTGCGGAAGATGGCGCAATCCAACTGTTCGATTTCTATGTTGCCACGGACGCGGTTGAGGATTTTTCTACGGCATTGGAAGCATTGTGTGAACAATATGCCAATGCGGAAGCCTTCTATTTTGACTACGAAGAAAGCGAAGAAGATGGCATCACTTACGCCATTATCAGCAACTTTGACATCTCGCTGGATGACCCTGAGACGTTCTTGGAAGAACTGGATGCGTTGTGCAACGAATGGGCAGACGCTGAAAATTACGCTTTCAGCATAGAAGGTTACGACGATGATGATAGCGAAGCCGCTGCCGCACTGACGTTAAGTGATTTCTATATCTACACCGACCACGCTGAAACCGTCGCCGCAAAAATTGAAAAGTTATGCGCCAAACACACGACTGACGATGATTATACGCTTGAATGGGAAGAGAGCGAGGATGAAAACGGTGCTTACCTTGGATTTTCAACCTTTGAAATCACGCCAGATGATGAAGAAGCATTTTTAGCCGCACTGGAAACACTTTGCGAAAAACTATCCAACGATAACGGTTATAACTGGGAATAATGCAGATACTACTTTACAACGAACTGAATCCTGACAAAATCACCGGCTTCCGCAAATGGCGCTCTTTCATCGAAGCCGATGACCTCAAGTCCGCTGACGTCAAAAAAATCGGTGACAACTTATACCGAGCGCGGCTCAACCGCAGCGACCGTTTGCTGCTGGCTTTTTACCACTACCAAGATCAACGCTACGCATTGGTGCTGGAATACCTAAAAAGCCACGATTACGCCGGATCACGCTTCCTCAGTCACGGCGCGGTTATCGACGAAGACAAAATCCCCGCACTCGAACACGCCCCCGATGACACTCCCACCCTTGCTTACGTCAATACCCAACACGGGCGTTTCAATCTGCTGGATAAAATCATCTCGTTTGACGACACCCAGCAAGCCGTTTTCGAGCTGCCGCCACCGCTGGTGATCATCGGTTCGGCAGGCAGCGGCAAAACCGCCTTGACCTTGGAAAAGCTCAAAGCCTGCCCCGGCGATGTCCTGTACGTCACGCTATCGCCGTATCTGGTGAAAAATTCCCGCGACCTGTATTACGCCCACGGCTACGAAAACGCGCAACAACACGTCGATTTCCTCTCCTTCCAAGAATTTCTCGAAAGCATCCAAATCCCAGGCGGCAAACCGATTCATTTCCGCGAATTTGCGCAGTGGTTCAGCCGTTTACCGCGCACACCCATTAAAGATGCACACAAACTGTTCGAGGAATTCAAAGGAGTCATAACCGGCCCTTCCGTTGACAGCGCTTACCTCAGCCGCGACGAATACCTCAATCTCGGCATCAAGCAGTCCATTTTCTTGGAAGACGAACGCCCAGTTGTTTACGATATTTTCAGCCGCTACCTGACTTTTTTGCAGGAAAACCAGCATTACGATAGCAATATTCTCAGCCACCAATACCTAGAACGGGTTGCACCACGCTACGATTTCGTGGTGGTTGACGAAGTGCAGGATTTAACCAATATCCAGCTTTTCCTCATTCTCAAAACCTTGCGTGACCCCACCGGATTTTTGCTGTGTGGTGATTCCAACCAAATCGTCCACCCCAATTTTTTTTCATGGAGCAAGCTCAAAAGCCTGTTTTACACCCACGGCGAATTGCAGGCGGATGTCGATTTAATCCGCATCCTGAGCACCAATTACCGCAATTCCCCGCAAGTCACCGCGCTGGCAAATCGGATTTTGCTGCTCAAAAATGCCCGCTTCGGCTCGATTGACCGCGAAAGCAATTATCTGGTGCACAGTAACGGGCATGTGCAAGGCGATGTGGTATTTCTGCAAGACCGCGATAATATTCGCCGTGAACTGGATGCCAAAACCCGCAGTTCCACCCGTTTCGCCGTGGTAGTCATGCACCCCGAACAAAAAGCCGAAGCGCAACAACATTTCAACACGCCGCTGGTCTTCTCGATCCAAGAAGCCAAAGGGCTTGAATACGACAATATTATTCTCTACAACTTTCTGAGTGCCGAAAACAAGCGCTTCCGCGAGATTAGCGCAGGTGTCACCCACGCCGACCTGCAGCAAGACCTGACGTATGCTCGCGCTAAAAATAAAACCGATAAGTCACTAGAAACCTACAAGTTTTACATTAACGCACTATACGTTGCCCTCACCCGTGCGGTGCGTAATTTGTATTGGATCGAAGCCGAATCCAAACAACACGTACTCGATTTACTCGGCTTGCACAATGCGCAAGAGACACTCAATCTCGCTAACCAAAATTCCAGCCGCGAAGAATGGCAACGCGAAGCCCACAAACTCGAATTGCAAGGCAAGCAAGAACAAGCTGATCGTATCCGCCAAGAAATTCTCCAGCAACAAACCCCGGATTGGGCAGTTTATACCGGCGAAACCTTGCAGCATTTGCACACCCAAGCCATTCAGCAAGGCGATAAAAAAGCTCGGCTGTCACTGTTTGAAGTCGCTCTGGTATACGAAGATCGGCAATGCCTACGTGATTTGCTCAAGGTTGATTTCAAACCCGCCAGACATCCCGCCAATGGGATCAAGCAATTACAGCAGAAATATTACCTGCCTTATCAGCTTAAAAATCCAGTGGCATTGCGCAACCAGCTTAATAAATTTGGCGTGGATTTTCGCAACCCATTCAACCAAACCCCGCTCATGGTGGCGGCTTGGCTGGGCAATTCAAGCTTAATTCATGAACTGGCGGCGCTCGGTGTCAACCCCGAATACGTGGATAATAACCAATTCACCGCGTTTCAGATTGCCTTGCAACAAGCCAGCAAAGACGAGAAATACGCCAAACATCACCTTGCCAGCATTTACCGGCAACTTTCCCCCGACAGTTTAAGCATTCAAATTGACGGCAAATTATTAAAACTCGACCAGCACAGCATGGAATTTTTCCTGCTCAATCTAATGATTGCGCTGTTTTACCGCGCCCTGCCTCTTAAAATTGGTGGAAACGGTGGTTTTGGTACACAAGACATTATTGACGCAGTGGCACATTTCCCACCGGATGTGTTAAGCCCACAACGCAAACAACGCGCTTATATTTCCAGTATTTTCTCGAAAAACGAGATGTACCGCGACGACCGTTACAACCGCAAACTGTTCTATCGGGTGCGCCAAGGGCATTACCTGTTTAACCCTAGCCTGATGCTGAAAGTGGAAGGCGAGTGGGTCAATATTTACGATGTGCTGGATCTCGATAAATTGGCTTACCACCCCGCCGATACCCCGGATTGGTGGAGCGAACACGATCAAGCCCGCTGGGACGCTTGGCTGGATGCGGGACGCGACCACATTAAACACCAGCTTCAGCAAGTGCGTACTGCCATGCTGAATGATGCACTCTCCATGTTAAAATCCCTGTGCGAACAAGAGTTACGTAAGATTCAGGACAGTTAATCGTGATCAATTACAAACATTTGTATTACTTTCGTGAAGTAGCCACCTTGGGCAGCATTGTGCGTGCCTGCGAAAGCCTGAACCTGACGCCACAAACCATTAGCGGGCAATTGCAATTGCTGGAAGAATCCCTCGGTGTCAAGCTCTTCCGCAAACAAGGGCGCAATCTGGAACTCACCGACGCGGGGCATACCGCGCTACGTTATGCCGATGAAATTTTTCAATTAGGCAGTGCCTTGGAACAAGCTTTGCAAACCCACCCTTCCGGGCAGGCACGGCTGTTTCGGGTCGGTATCGTCGATGTTGTCCCTAAAACCATTGCCTACAAATTGCTGGAACCGGCAATGCTGCTCAGCCCGCAAATTCACATTGTGTGCCACGAAGGGCCCTTACCTGACTTACTGGGGGAACTTGCCATGCACCGTATTGAGCTGGTAATTGCGGACAAACCGCTTCCCAACACGCTGCCAATCAAAGGTTTTTCACACCGCTTGGGGTTCAGCAGCATTAGCTTTTTTGCGCACACCACGGTGAAAGCAGGCTTACAGGGTAAATTCCCAGAATGCTTAAACAATGCGCCCCTGCTGATTCCGAGCGAAGGCACGTCAGTACGCAATGAACTCATGAATTGGTTTCATCAGCAGAAAGTGCAGCCGAATATTATTGGAGAATTCGATGATAGCGCTCTGATGCGAGCATTTGGCTTTGGCGGGGCGGGTATTTTTGTTGCACCTTCGGTGCAGGAAGATACGTTTACCCAAGAGCCGGATATTCATTGCATTGGGCAAGCAGACGGGGTGATGGAACAATTTTTTGCGATTTCGGTGGAACGGCGGATTAGCCATCCTGCGGTCTTGGCGATTACCAAGAGTGCGCAGGACTGGCTACAGCCTAAAGCCAAGGCTTAATTACAAACCGAAATCGTCCGCAGGAACGCCCAAATCGCGGCAAATTTCACGCACGACTTGCTTTTCCTTATCATCAAACGAGCCGTCGGCACTGCCGATTGCCATGCAAACGCGCACCATCAAGCGTGCTGCATCGGGTTTGCTACGCAGCTTACCGATCATTTTCAGGGCTTCGGCTTTACCGATTTCGTTGTCAAACTCAAAGTTTTCGGTCACTTTGTTAAACACTGCAATCACGTCTTTGGTTTCAAAGACTTTCAATTCATCCGATTGCTGGATGAATTTCATCATCTTTTGCTTTTCGGACGCATCAATACTGCCATCCGCAGCCGCGACTAAACCGCAACCGGCAACGCACGCTTCCATGAATTCACGATTTTTGAATTTACCGACTTCGGTTGCTAATTTAGCGCGGGCTTCCCCGACTTTTTCTTTCAAACTATCAAAAAATGACATAAATAATCTCCTTACAAGTTAGGCTTCCGCCAATAATTTCTTTTTGTGACGCAGTGATGACACAATCGACAACACAATAAACGTCACACCGATCAAACCAGTAATGACTTCGGGAATATGGTAATGAATGCTAAATAGCATGATAAACGCCAACGCACCAATACCATAATGCGCACCGTGTTCCAGATAAATGTATTCATCCAACGTGCCTTTATGTACCAAATGCACGGTCAGGGAACGCACAAACATCGCGCCAATTGCCAGACCCAACATAATAATGACAACATCTTTGGTAATCGCAAACGCACCAATTACGCCGTCAAATGAGAATGATGCATCCAATACTTCCAGATATAAAAAGCCTGCTAAACCGTTACGTTTAACGCTTTTAACAACCGCTTCGCCTTCCGCTTCGTCTTCAAAAAACACGTCTAAGCTGCTGACCGCAATGTATAACACCACGCCAGCCAAACCAGCCACCAATACGGTTAAACGGGTTTCATCACTAATCGGCAGGAATTCTTGCAATAAAAACAACATAATTAAGGCTAACAGCACGCTAATCACGTCGAGCTTGCCCATGGCACTCATGCGTTCTTCGATGGCATGAATCCAGTGAACATCCTTTTCGTTGTCGAACATAAAGCTCAGGAACACCAACAACAAGAACATGCCACCAAACGCCGCAATACCCGCATGGCTTTCCATCAAATGGCGGGAATATTCCTCTGGATTATTCAAGGCCATGCTCATGACATCAATCGTACCCAGCCCCGTCGCCACCGCCACAATCACAATTGGGAAGACTAAACGCATCCCGAATACCGCAATCAGAATACCGACGGTTAAAAATAGCTGTTGCCATTTTTCGTCCATTTCCTTGAGGACAGAGGCATTCACGACCGCATTATCAAATGACAGGCTCACTTCCATGACGCCTAACACTACCACCAAGAAAATGGCGGTGGCTATGCCCATCGAGGTGGTCGCTCCCCACCAAATAGCCAACCCTACACACAAGAAGGTGACTAAAAACGAATATTTAAAATCCTGAAACATGGGGTTAATACTTTAGTTAAGAATAAACAAAACAGGCATCTGCAACGAGATGCCTGTCAAACTATAAGAGCATTGCGAACAATGCCTTACCGTATTTAGCCAAGATTAACGCCCATTGAGGCAGCCATCGGGCCTAAACCACCGGCAAAACCTTGACCGACTGCTTTGAATTTCCAGTCAGCATTATGACGATACACTTCACCAAACAGCATAGCCGTTTCAATGCTGGCATCTTCTGACAGGTCATAACGGGCAATTTCAGTATTATCCGCCGCGTTCACCAAACGGATGTACGCATTGCTGACTTGCCCAAAGTTTTGACCGCGTGCTTCGGCATCATGAATAGTCACCGCGAATACCAATTTCTTAACATTTTCGCCCATGCCTGCAAGGTTCAATTTCACCTGCTCATCATCGCCAGCGCCTTCGCCGGTTTTGTTATCACCCAGATGTTCGACATTGCCGCACGCGGATTTTTTATTGTTGTAGAAAATAAACGAGTCATCCGACAATACTTTACCGTCTTCGCCTAACATGAATGCGGAAGCATCCAAGTCAAAACCAGCGCCATCAGTTGCACGGGTATCCCAACCCAAACCTACCAATACGCCAGTTAAACCGGGGGCTTCTTTGGTTAAAGAAACGTTACCGCCTTTTTGTAAACTAACAGCCATTGTAAAACTCCATTATCTTCAGTATTTAATAAAAAACATTAACCAATTTGAATGCCATATTGGTCACACATCGCTTTTAAACCGCCCGCATAACCTTGCCCAACAGCACGGAATTTCCATTCGGCGTTATTGCGGTATAACTCACCGAACACCATCGCGGTTTCAGTGGAATAATCTTCTGCCAAATCGTAGCGCACAATTTCCGTGCCGGTAACGTCATTGACCACACGAATAAATGCATTGGCAACTTGACCGAAATTCTGCCGACGTGCTTCGGCATCGTGAATCGTCACAGTAAACGCCACCTTGGTAATGTCGGCAGGCACTTTGCTCAAATCCACTTTCATGGATTCATCATCGCCATCGCCTTGCCCTGTACGATTATCGCCCGTGTGTTCAACGGAACCGTCGGTGGATTTCAGTTGATTGTAAAAAATAAAATCCGCATCACCGCGCACTTTTCCACTCGCGGTCAACAAAAATGCGCTGGCATCAAGGTCGAAACCTGCACCATCAGTGCTGCGCTCATCCCACCCCAAACCAATAAGAATTTTGGTTAAACTGGGATCGGTTTTGCTTAAAGAAAGGTTGCCGCCTTTTTGTAAACTTAAAGCCATCTCACACTCCTTTTATTCTAACACTTATTTTGAACCTGCCCGCCAGTTTAAACCCCAATGGTAGGCTTGATCCATTTCCTGATGCCCACGGAAATAACGCACCTCACGGTTAACTTGCAATTCACCATTAACATTTTCCAGCAAGACGACTGCACACATGCCTAGCGAATTGCTGCCTTCGGTCAAGCGAATTTCTAACGGGGGTTCATTCGGCACATAGATGGTGACAACACCATCGGTTTGTGCCCAATTGGGCGCACCTTCGTAGATAAAGGCATACACCAGAATCCGCTTGAAGGTTTGCCACTGTTGCCCGTTGATGTGCAACCATTCGCCTTCCGAAATCGCGCCCGTGCGGTCATCGCCTTTGAGTTCGATATACGGGTCACTGCGGAACGAACCAAAGCGGTTGCCGAGGGCTTGAATCGCGCTAATCGTGCCGTCGCGCTGTTCGTACAAACAACCGACATCCAGATCCATGCCTTTATTGCTACCGCCGCCGAATAAGCCGCCAAGCAAACCGCCACTTTTCGCAGCCGGTGCTTGACCACGATTCCAGTTCAGGTTGATACGAATTTCTCCGAAGCCTTCGGTCTTTTTTTCCAGACTGACACGCGGCTTGGCTTTATCCAGCGTCACTTTGCTCAGGGAAATCGGCTTTTTCGCGGGTGCAGGCGGAGGCGGTACTGGTGGAGCCGCCGCTGGTGTGGGATCACTGATTTCCACCCCGAAATGTTCCGCCAACGGTTTTAAGCCGCCCGCGAAACCTTGCCCAACTGCGCGGAATTTCCACTGCCCTTGGCGCAGGTACAATTCGCCCAGAATCAGTGCCGATTCGACCATGCCCTTAGCAGGCAAGGTAGCTTGCAATACCGCTTGCCCCGCCACATTTTTCACGGTGACTTGCAAACTGGTGAATGCGCCGAAATTGGTGCGGTTTTCGTGAATGGTGGCGGTGAACGCTATTTTTTCCGTGCCTGCCAAAACATTCGGCAAATCGACGGCGAATTCAGCACGACCAGCACTGTTGCCGACAAACGCCACACTGCCATTGCCGGGGCGCGGTTGCCCGTAAAACACCATGTCATCATCGCCGCGTACTTTGCCGGTAGCGGTCAGGACAAAGGCGGAAATATCCACCTCTGCCCCATTGACTTGGACAGGCGATAGCAGGACTTCAACGTGCAGTTTTTCACGAGGTACAGGGCAATTCGCCCCAGCCACCAGTTGGGTCACTGACATCGCGTTACTCCTAGAGTGCTGCCAATACCGCAGGCATCATGTCGTTGGCGACTGCACCTGCCGTCGGTGTGCCAACCGCTTTCATCTCCCAGCCTGCACCGTTACGGCTCACAATCGCCATAACCACACCCGTGTGTGCGCCTTTGTCGGACAGGTTGAATTTCGCCATTTCGGTATTGTTGCTGTCATCCACCAAACGGCAGAATGCGCCGCCGACTTCATTGAAGGTTTGCCCACGGAACGAGCAGACGGTGAACGCCAGATACGCCACATTGCCCGGTAAACGGGTCAAATCGACGAAAATCACTTCATCATCGCCCGAACCTTCGCCGGTCAGATTGTCACCGGAGTGGCGAATTGAACCGTCACGGCTTTCCAATTGACGGAACCATACTACGTCAAGCAGGTTCTTTTGCGCATCCAGCAACAGGCAGGAAGCATCCAAGTCAATGTCTGCCGCAGCGCCACCGCCAAACATGCTACCAAAGAAACCGCTTTTTTTCGGTGCTTCTGCCGGATCCCAGCCCAAGCCCATGCGTACTTTACTCAAGCCACCGCCGCCGGTTTTTTCCAGCGAAATACGTTGACCTTTGCTTAAACTTACAGCCATGAGAATCTTCATCCTTTTGTATTGTTGAATGACAACATCTTAGAGAGTCGCCCAAATGCAAGCAACACTCACCCAGAATTGTCAGGTTATTTCAGCCTAACGGTTGCAATACCACGGGGGTACTGACTTCGCTGACTCGCAAACCGTAACGCAGCGGTGCGATGCTCAGGGTTTCCCCTTGCAAGCTTTGCAGGAAAACCTCAGCCAGATTCACGCCAGCCAGACACGCCATACCAAAGCCACCGGAAGGACGCGGGTTGATTTCCAGCAAACGCGGCTCGCCCGCTGCGTTCGCTTTGAACTGAATATTGAATAAGCCGTTCAAGCCGTAATACACGGTCAAACGTTCGACCATGCCTTGAATAGCGGCGTTATTGTCGATTTCCTGCCCGTATCCTGCTTGTGGATATTTTTTGCGTTGAATCGCGCATAACAACTGCCCGTTACGCCCCGCACAGTCCACGCTCCATTCTTCACCGGGTAAATGTTCCATCACCAGCAATTCGGGGAATGTCGGCGTGTGTGCCATGCCTGCGCGTAATTCTGCCAGCGGGATTTCGTATTCCACCCCTTCCAGCAAATGCGTAATGCTGTCGCGCTGCGTGTCCAGAATGCGAAATCCTAAGCCAAATACCGACTCGGCGGGTTTCACGCACAAAGCTGCGTGCTGGCGTGAAAGCTCTGCCACTGCCTGATCAAAACCGTTGCTATCCGTCACCGCGATACACGCCATTGTCAGTGCCACACTGGGTGGCAAGGTGCGGTAAAACTCGCCTTTATTGTGCAATAACTTCAGTGTTTCCGGGGATGCCACTGCAATCAACTGCGTTCCGATTTGCGCAAAATCGGCTTGATGACGCACCAGCAACACCGCCTCTTTGGCAGGCCAGAAATAATCAATCTGATGCTGTTGGCAAAAGCTCAAACACCAATCCAGATAAGCGGCCCCGACCAAACCGGGCGGTTCATGCATCGCTTCATCGGCTGCCAAAAAGACGGAAGCAGCCGGATTGGTATGCGTTGAAACGATGGTGACACCCGCTTGGCGAAGGTTATTGAACACCGAGGTAATGCTGGAAAATGTTTTGTTGAACCAAATACGCATGGTATGCCCTGTTTAGAATTGTAGTAATGATGACCCGCGTTAGTATGCCCGATTCGCCGCAATAATTTCAGGCATTTTCACCTCAATTCTTGCTATCATGCTGCGCATAATCATCCAGCTCGGTAACAATAATTATGATGAATTTACCCCTAGGAGCAAACCTGCCACTGACCGGCAACCGCTGGACAGTCGCCCTCACCTTTCCGCACGACATCCGCCACGATTTAGGGCTGGCTGTGTTGCCGGTGAATGAAGCCAAACAGTTAGTCATTCCCCCGCAATTAGCCCATGCCAATGCCACCGAATGGGCAAGCGCCAAGCTGAATGACGCAGGCACGAGCTACTCCCTGACATTGGATACCAGTGTGTTATCCAACCCCAACATTACCCGCTTGTGCGTGGTGCTGTACCGCTATGGCGCACGCGGGCCGGTAAATGTCGGCAGCAATGTCAGTGTGCAAATGGATGCCGTTTTCAGCCACAGCATTGCATTAGAGGACATGCAAGCCTCCGCGCTGATTGCCGCCGAATTTTACCAGCGAGCGGGGCAATGGAAAGTACGTGCTCTGGCAGAAACCTCCGCCTACGGGCTTGCTGCTTTGGGGCGCAGAATGGGCATGGAGATGGATGAAAGCTCACCCTTCAACACCCCAAACAACCCCGAATGTCAGCCCGGTAATTGGACAGGCACAGCGTTTCTGGTTGCCCCCAATGTGTTCATGACCAACGCACATGTGGCAGACGGCGCAAGCCGTATCCGCCTCAGCTCCCTGCAAGGCAATCTCGATGCCGAACCCATTATCAGCGACAGTACCAACGATCTGGCCTTGTTGCGGGTAGCAAGCCCCAGTCATCTGCAACCACTCCCGTTCCGCAGCAGCGGCGTAGGTTTGGCACAAAGCATTACCACGCTGGGCTATCCACTGGCAGGCTTGATGGGCAGCGGCATTCAAGTCACGCAAGGCGTTATTTCCGGCCTGTTTGGGGCGCACAATGACATTCGCCTGCTGCAATTCACCGCACCGATCCAGCCCGGTTCTAGCGGCAGTCCCTTACTGGATGAAACGGGCGCAGTATTAGGCGTGGTGTCGTCCACGTTTACGCACGCGCAGAACATGAATTTTGCCATCCGTCACAGTTTGGCGATTGCATTAATGGAAGCGGCTAATATCCAATACCAGCTACAAAGCAGTGCGCAAACGCTATCAGCCGCGCAAATGGTGACGCAAACCCAAAATGCCATCTGGCGTGTAGAATGCGCCAGCTAAATAACTACCAACGGATTTTTCATGCAAATCAATGTCGCCCTCGAACAGGGCACGCTCAACCTGACCATCGAATCTGGCACACATTCGCCGGATGAACTCTTCGGCTTTGCGCAACGCCGCAACCCGAAACGCGCTTTTCTGTTTGTCTCCAAAGTGTTGGGCAGACACATTCCGGTATCGCCAGCGGTCATGCGCAACGCCACGGATACCCTTGCCGCGCAAATCCCCGCTGACTTGCCGGGGCCAGTCGTCGTCATCGGCATGGCAGAAACCGCGATTGCTATGGGTGCGGGTGTGCAACAAGCCCTCAGCCGCAGCCGCGACGACACGCTGTACCTTTGCACCACGCGCCACCCGCTGAACTTGCCGATTTTGGTCGAATTCCGCGAAGAACACAGCCACGCCACCCAGCAAGTACTGCATCTGCCGCAACACGCCGCCGATGTCGAATTGCTACGCACGGCACGTACTTTAGTGTTGGTCGATGACGAAGCCTCCACAGGCAAAACCTTTGCCAACTTGCTGGAAGCCTTGCAACGCGCCGGACTGGATCAGTTTGAACACATCGTCGCCGCCACCCTCACCGACTGGTCGGGCGGTGCTGCCGCCGAACGGCTGGGCGAACGCGCCATTGCCGTTTCACTGCTGTCAGGGCGTTGGGATTGGCAAGCCAACGACGCGCCGCCGCCAGAAATGCCGCAAGTCGATGTTTTGGGTACGGGCGAATGGCACGCCAATCCTGCCAATGATTGGGGACGTTTGGGTGTTCGCAAACATCGGGTTTCTAACTTCAACATAAACGTCACGCCCTGCGAACGCATCCTAGTCCTCGGTACAGGCGAATTCGTCTGGCCACCCTTCTTACTCGCAGAACACCTAGAACAACAAGGCGCAACCGTGCATTTCAGCGCCACCACCCGCTCCCCCATTGCCTTGGGTCACAGCATCCAACACCGCTATTGCTTGCACGACAATTACGGGCAAGGCATTGCCAACTTCCTCTACAACGTCGTGCCTGAAAATTACGACCGCATCCTATTGTGCAGCGAGCCGCCCGCGCATTTGCTGGATAAAGAGCTAATCAACGTCTTGAACCCCACCTGTGTGGAGTTCTACCCGTGAAGCCCTTATTACTCACCGATTTGGATGACACGCTATTTCAGACTGCCCGCAAAATGCCAGCGGATGCGGATAAAATCCCCGCCGCGCAAGGCAAAACCAGCGACAGCGGGAGCTTTATGCACCCTTGGCAACACGATTTCATCCACTGGGCACTGGACTGCATGAC
The sequence above is drawn from the Thiothrix subterranea genome and encodes:
- the nhaR gene encoding transcriptional activator NhaR, which translates into the protein MINYKHLYYFREVATLGSIVRACESLNLTPQTISGQLQLLEESLGVKLFRKQGRNLELTDAGHTALRYADEIFQLGSALEQALQTHPSGQARLFRVGIVDVVPKTIAYKLLEPAMLLSPQIHIVCHEGPLPDLLGELAMHRIELVIADKPLPNTLPIKGFSHRLGFSSISFFAHTTVKAGLQGKFPECLNNAPLLIPSEGTSVRNELMNWFHQQKVQPNIIGEFDDSALMRAFGFGGAGIFVAPSVQEDTFTQEPDIHCIGQADGVMEQFFAISVERRISHPAVLAITKSAQDWLQPKAKA
- a CDS encoding C1 family peptidase is translated as MKPRSHQVGGCRVGAVPTDAKRRKIGRSAAKPLPAKVDLRPYLTEVEEQVGNSCVANACAGAYEYLAKRHLGESADVSRLFIYYNARYEDDDSENDDGTSMQSAIEGLKKYGACHENLWPNDTDCITEEPAAEAYEHAANFKIAEAEYVETDLDLYRHTLAEGYPIAFCLNTFSSFDEATDNRGRVPLPKKTEQVREEHGWHAMLCVGYLDKDKMFIVRNSWGNEWGDNGYCYIPYKYVIHAELNGHDTWVVKAVEDLDFNADIESEDDSSYFAEDGAIQLFDFYVATDAVEDFSTALEALCEQYANAEAFYFDYEESEEDGITYAIISNFDISLDDPETFLEELDALCNEWADAENYAFSIEGYDDDDSEAAAALTLSDFYIYTDHAETVAAKIEKLCAKHTTDDDYTLEWEESEDENGAYLGFSTFEITPDDEEAFLAALETLCEKLSNDNGYNWE
- a CDS encoding UvrD-helicase domain-containing protein; this translates as MQILLYNELNPDKITGFRKWRSFIEADDLKSADVKKIGDNLYRARLNRSDRLLLAFYHYQDQRYALVLEYLKSHDYAGSRFLSHGAVIDEDKIPALEHAPDDTPTLAYVNTQHGRFNLLDKIISFDDTQQAVFELPPPLVIIGSAGSGKTALTLEKLKACPGDVLYVTLSPYLVKNSRDLYYAHGYENAQQHVDFLSFQEFLESIQIPGGKPIHFREFAQWFSRLPRTPIKDAHKLFEEFKGVITGPSVDSAYLSRDEYLNLGIKQSIFLEDERPVVYDIFSRYLTFLQENQHYDSNILSHQYLERVAPRYDFVVVDEVQDLTNIQLFLILKTLRDPTGFLLCGDSNQIVHPNFFSWSKLKSLFYTHGELQADVDLIRILSTNYRNSPQVTALANRILLLKNARFGSIDRESNYLVHSNGHVQGDVVFLQDRDNIRRELDAKTRSSTRFAVVVMHPEQKAEAQQHFNTPLVFSIQEAKGLEYDNIILYNFLSAENKRFREISAGVTHADLQQDLTYARAKNKTDKSLETYKFYINALYVALTRAVRNLYWIEAESKQHVLDLLGLHNAQETLNLANQNSSREEWQREAHKLELQGKQEQADRIRQEILQQQTPDWAVYTGETLQHLHTQAIQQGDKKARLSLFEVALVYEDRQCLRDLLKVDFKPARHPANGIKQLQQKYYLPYQLKNPVALRNQLNKFGVDFRNPFNQTPLMVAAWLGNSSLIHELAALGVNPEYVDNNQFTAFQIALQQASKDEKYAKHHLASIYRQLSPDSLSIQIDGKLLKLDQHSMEFFLLNLMIALFYRALPLKIGGNGGFGTQDIIDAVAHFPPDVLSPQRKQRAYISSIFSKNEMYRDDRYNRKLFYRVRQGHYLFNPSLMLKVEGEWVNIYDVLDLDKLAYHPADTPDWWSEHDQARWDAWLDAGRDHIKHQLQQVRTAMLNDALSMLKSLCEQELRKIQDS
- a CDS encoding tellurite resistance TerB family protein, whose product is MSFFDSLKEKVGEARAKLATEVGKFKNREFMEACVAGCGLVAAADGSIDASEKQKMMKFIQQSDELKVFETKDVIAVFNKVTENFEFDNEIGKAEALKMIGKLRSKPDAARLMVRVCMAIGSADGSFDDKEKQVVREICRDLGVPADDFGL